A window of Flavobacterium flavigenum contains these coding sequences:
- a CDS encoding endonuclease/exonuclease/phosphatase family protein — MKNLSWFNKLMFFLNIVLTVLTFSIYVLPFLAPKSFPLLSVLTLFMPAFFVANGLFFIYWAIQFKKRLILSGLVLLTGITFISKFYKTSGKEYVEDEKDFSVMSYNVRLFNVFKWLERDDIPDNIKAFIDEKNPDILCIQEYSNSAHLDLKVYPHRYIFIDGKKIKTGQAIFSKFPIINEGKIIFPNSDNNVVYADIKRGKDVIRIYNMHLQSIKISPDVNEISDDIDNVNQKKSQRILARISKGFRQQQEQAEIFKENIKQCKYPIIICGDMNNSPFSYVYRNIKGKLKDTFEEAGEGFGATYKFKYYPARIDYIFTDPKMKVKQFESFSDFENSDHYPIMARLSME; from the coding sequence ATGAAAAACCTTTCCTGGTTTAATAAATTAATGTTCTTTTTGAATATAGTACTGACTGTTCTTACATTTAGTATCTATGTTTTGCCTTTTTTAGCACCTAAAAGTTTTCCACTTTTATCGGTGCTCACATTGTTTATGCCGGCCTTTTTTGTGGCAAACGGGTTATTCTTTATTTATTGGGCAATTCAGTTTAAAAAACGTCTTATTTTATCAGGATTGGTATTGTTGACGGGTATTACATTTATTAGCAAATTTTATAAAACTTCGGGGAAAGAATATGTAGAAGACGAAAAGGACTTCTCTGTGATGAGTTATAATGTTCGTCTTTTTAATGTTTTTAAATGGCTCGAACGTGATGATATTCCTGATAACATAAAAGCATTTATAGATGAAAAAAATCCTGATATTTTGTGTATTCAGGAGTATTCGAATTCTGCACATCTGGATCTAAAAGTATATCCGCACCGTTATATTTTTATTGATGGAAAGAAAATCAAAACTGGGCAGGCTATTTTTTCGAAGTTCCCTATTATAAATGAAGGGAAGATTATTTTTCCGAATTCAGATAATAATGTGGTTTATGCTGATATAAAACGAGGTAAGGACGTAATCAGAATTTACAATATGCACTTACAGTCTATTAAAATTTCGCCTGATGTAAATGAAATTTCGGATGATATTGATAATGTAAATCAAAAAAAATCACAGCGAATACTGGCCAGAATAAGTAAAGGATTTAGACAGCAGCAAGAGCAGGCGGAGATTTTTAAAGAAAACATCAAACAATGTAAATACCCGATTATTATTTGTGGAGACATGAATAACAGCCCTTTTTCTTATGTCTATCGAAATATAAAAGGAAAACTAAAAGATACTTTTGAAGAAGCAGGCGAAGGTTTTGGTGCTACTTATAAATTTAAATATTATCCTGCCAGAATCGACTATATTTTTACTGATCCTAAAATGAAGGTAAAACAGTTTGAAAGTTTTTCTGATTTTGAAAATTCAGATCATTATCCTATCATGGCAAGGCTTTCAATGGAATAA
- a CDS encoding tetratricopeptide repeat protein — MATYNKRGYKAPKEKEVKEVTEETQVVIDEKDSTTAGVFSKLDETASRTEDWVAKNQKIIIGLVAGIAVLTIGYLAYQKFIEAPKQDEAANEMFVAQQNFQKATDGVASDSLYKLALNGSEGKFGFVKIADEYSGTDAGNLANYYAGMAYLNTGKFDEAIKYLGEFKSDDMILSALAKGAIGDAYSQKNNQKEALDYYVKAAESNKNDFTTPRFLLKAGKTAIALGQKEDALKYLTDIKENFDGTPEAASVDALIGLAQ, encoded by the coding sequence ATGGCTACTTACAATAAAAGAGGATATAAAGCACCAAAGGAAAAGGAAGTTAAAGAAGTAACTGAAGAAACACAGGTAGTAATTGATGAAAAAGACAGTACAACAGCTGGTGTTTTTTCAAAATTAGATGAAACTGCTTCAAGAACTGAGGATTGGGTTGCTAAAAATCAAAAAATCATTATTGGTTTAGTTGCTGGTATTGCTGTATTAACTATTGGATATTTGGCTTACCAAAAATTTATTGAAGCACCTAAGCAAGATGAAGCTGCTAACGAAATGTTTGTTGCACAGCAAAATTTCCAAAAAGCCACTGATGGTGTAGCAAGCGATTCATTATACAAATTGGCTTTGAATGGTTCTGAAGGTAAATTCGGATTTGTCAAAATTGCTGATGAATATTCAGGAACTGATGCTGGGAACTTAGCCAATTATTATGCTGGTATGGCTTATTTGAACACCGGTAAATTTGACGAAGCGATCAAATATTTAGGAGAGTTTAAATCAGATGATATGATTTTAAGCGCTTTAGCTAAAGGTGCAATTGGAGATGCTTATTCTCAAAAAAATAATCAAAAAGAAGCTCTTGATTATTATGTAAAAGCTGCTGAATCTAATAAAAATGATTTCACAACACCTCGTTTTTTATTAAAAGCAGGTAAAACCGCTATAGCTTTAGGACAAAAAGAAGATGCCCTGAAATACCTTACAGATATTAAAGAAAACTTTGACGGAACTCCGGAAGCAGCTTCAGTTGATGCCTTGATTGGATTAGCGCAATAA
- a CDS encoding rhomboid family intramembrane serine protease produces the protein MMNMTPVVKQLLIINIIFFIGSQLVPVSYEYLAMFFPENPGFQVWQPITHMFMHGGIMHIAFNMFAMVSFGSALEHFWGGKKFLFFYISCGLGSALLHTAVNYYFFQDTINVLTSHGFQKEDILKLLGEGKIDTRWQDLVSVTQFDGFTNAYIGTIVGASGAIYGLLTAFAFMFPNAELALMFIPIPIKAKYFVPGILAVDLFLGFKGGSLFGSGGTGIAHFAHIGGAITGFLMMLYWKKNQFNNNRWN, from the coding sequence ATGATGAATATGACTCCAGTTGTAAAACAACTGCTTATTATTAATATTATTTTTTTTATTGGTTCACAACTTGTACCCGTTTCGTACGAGTACCTGGCTATGTTTTTTCCTGAAAATCCAGGTTTTCAGGTTTGGCAGCCTATTACACATATGTTTATGCATGGTGGAATCATGCATATTGCTTTCAATATGTTTGCAATGGTTTCCTTTGGTTCGGCTTTGGAGCATTTTTGGGGAGGCAAGAAATTTTTGTTTTTTTATATTTCATGTGGCTTAGGATCGGCTTTGTTGCATACAGCTGTAAACTATTATTTTTTTCAGGATACTATTAATGTATTGACCAGTCATGGTTTTCAAAAAGAAGATATTTTAAAACTTTTAGGAGAAGGAAAAATAGATACAAGATGGCAGGATTTGGTTTCAGTAACACAATTTGATGGTTTTACAAATGCTTACATCGGGACAATTGTTGGGGCCTCAGGTGCTATTTATGGTTTGTTGACTGCTTTTGCTTTTATGTTTCCTAATGCTGAGCTTGCTTTAATGTTTATACCAATACCAATCAAGGCAAAATATTTTGTACCGGGAATTTTAGCTGTCGATTTATTCTTAGGTTTTAAAGGAGGATCATTGTTTGGAAGCGGAGGTACAGGTATAGCGCATTTTGCGCATATAGGAGGTGCAATAACTGGTTTTTTAATGATGTTATACTGGAAAAAAAATCAGTTTAATAACAATCGTTGGAATTAA
- the mutL gene encoding DNA mismatch repair endonuclease MutL — protein sequence MSSIIQLLPDHVANQIAAGEVVQRPASVVKELLENAVDANATDIKLIIKDAGKSLVQVIDNGKGMSVTDARLCFERHATSKIRQAEDLFSLCTKGFRGEALASIAAIAHMEMKTRQDQEELGTHIVIEGSKFISQEVAVLPKGTSFAVKNLFFNIPARRNFLKSDTVEFRHVMDEFQRVALAHPNIHFTFYHNGSEMYNLPAAGYRQRIVGIMSGKTNEKLVPVNEDTEIINIQGFVCKPEFAKKSRGEQFFFVNDRFIKSGYLHHAVMAAYEGLLKDGSQPSYFLYLQVPPNTIDINIHPTKTEIKFDDEQALYAILRASIKHSLGQFNVAPVLDFDRDSNLDTPYHYKDLQAETPTIQVDGNFNPFTDDKTNQHYSKAGSGSGSGSSSGFSSGSNSYSGYSKRVEPTASWESLYVGLDLDNAESIESSPFTFENEEVTSSLFNDDEVEQASQKTYQIHKKYIVSPIKSGMVIVDQQRAHQRILYEQFLLNMTVNQASSQQLLFPLNLFYSSDEMALIEELKPSLETTGFVFEETQSDHVVISGIPVNITESEVSLVIEQLLSDLQDGIPASSYSQNDTIAKSMAKSLAIKTGSYLTETEQDNLVNGLFACKDPNISPFQKPTFITMRVEDIDKKFAL from the coding sequence ATGTCGAGTATTATTCAATTACTTCCTGATCATGTTGCCAATCAAATTGCTGCCGGAGAGGTGGTACAAAGACCTGCTTCGGTTGTAAAAGAGCTTTTAGAAAACGCAGTTGATGCTAATGCGACTGATATTAAATTGATTATTAAAGATGCTGGAAAATCACTAGTTCAGGTGATTGATAATGGCAAAGGAATGAGCGTTACTGACGCACGTTTGTGTTTTGAACGTCATGCGACCTCAAAAATTCGTCAGGCCGAAGATTTGTTTTCGTTGTGTACTAAAGGTTTCCGTGGAGAAGCTTTAGCTTCGATTGCGGCGATTGCTCATATGGAAATGAAAACCAGGCAGGATCAGGAAGAATTAGGAACGCATATTGTTATTGAAGGAAGTAAATTTATTTCGCAGGAAGTGGCAGTTTTACCAAAAGGAACTTCTTTTGCGGTTAAAAATTTATTTTTTAATATTCCTGCCAGACGCAATTTCTTAAAGTCAGATACAGTTGAATTTCGTCATGTTATGGATGAATTTCAACGTGTTGCTTTGGCCCATCCAAATATTCATTTTACTTTTTATCACAACGGAAGCGAGATGTATAATTTACCTGCTGCAGGGTATCGCCAGCGTATAGTTGGAATAATGTCAGGAAAAACGAATGAAAAATTGGTTCCTGTTAATGAAGATACTGAAATTATAAACATTCAGGGGTTTGTATGTAAACCGGAATTTGCCAAGAAAAGCAGGGGCGAGCAGTTCTTTTTTGTAAACGATCGTTTTATAAAGAGCGGTTATTTGCATCATGCAGTTATGGCTGCTTACGAAGGGCTTTTAAAAGATGGCTCACAGCCAAGTTATTTCTTGTATCTGCAAGTTCCGCCGAATACAATCGATATTAATATTCATCCAACAAAAACCGAAATAAAGTTTGATGACGAGCAGGCTTTATATGCTATTTTGAGGGCTTCGATAAAACACAGTTTAGGTCAGTTTAATGTAGCGCCGGTTCTTGATTTTGATCGGGATTCGAATTTGGATACACCTTATCACTATAAAGATTTACAAGCCGAAACACCAACGATTCAGGTTGATGGCAATTTTAATCCTTTTACGGATGACAAAACTAATCAGCATTATTCAAAAGCCGGTTCGGGATCAGGTTCAGGTTCATCCTCTGGTTTTAGTTCAGGATCGAATTCGTATTCCGGATATTCTAAAAGAGTAGAGCCAACAGCAAGTTGGGAAAGCTTATATGTTGGGCTGGATTTAGATAATGCAGAAAGCATTGAAAGTTCACCATTTACATTCGAAAATGAGGAAGTTACTTCTTCTCTCTTTAATGATGATGAAGTAGAGCAGGCAAGCCAAAAAACATATCAGATACATAAAAAATATATCGTTTCGCCAATAAAATCAGGAATGGTAATTGTGGATCAGCAGCGGGCTCATCAGCGTATTTTATATGAACAGTTTTTGCTGAATATGACAGTGAATCAGGCTTCGAGTCAACAATTGTTGTTTCCTTTGAATTTGTTTTATTCATCAGATGAAATGGCGTTAATCGAAGAGCTTAAACCTTCATTAGAAACAACAGGCTTTGTTTTTGAAGAAACACAATCAGATCATGTTGTGATTTCAGGAATTCCTGTTAATATTACTGAAAGCGAAGTCTCTCTTGTAATTGAACAATTATTAAGCGACTTACAAGACGGAATTCCAGCGAGCAGTTATAGCCAGAATGATACCATAGCCAAATCAATGGCCAAAAGTTTAGCAATTAAAACCGGGTCTTATTTAACCGAAACAGAGCAGGATAATTTAGTAAATGGATTATTTGCCTGTAAAGATCCCAATATTTCACCTTTTCAAAAACCTACTTTCATCACCATGCGTGTGGAAGATATAGATAAAAAGTTTGCCTTATGA
- the lepB gene encoding signal peptidase I: MTLYLWFVFFLAVQIIHFLGTWKLYQAAGRKSWEAAIPVYNSIVLMKIIGRPTWWTILLFIPIINLIMFPVVWVETLRTFGKKSTLDTFLGIFTLGFYIYYVNYTQKLEYNAERKLTPENRAADTVSSLLFAIIVATLVHTYVVQPFTIPTSSLEKSLLIGDFLFVSKVNYGPRVPMTTVALPMVHDSIPLTKKKSYLSWPQLPYFRLPALEKIKRNDIVVFNWPVDTVHYFFEPKGKPGVIKPIDKKSNYVKRCVGVPGDSLSIKDGFVYINNKKLILPERAKPQYSYAVALDGKTPIDFESLLKELKVNLVDVMGFKDEAKRDTLYFAALTEESVQRLKNTPGITNVKRQISKGNDNSIFPHINKWNQDNFGPIYIPEAGKTVALTNESLPFYKDIITTYEGNTLELQGSKFLINGKPATKYTFKQNYYWMMGDNRHNSEDSRYWGYVPENHIVGKPVFIWMSWDTNGKGINKVRWDRVFTTVDGEGQPQSYFKYFLVALAVFFIGEYFWKKRKENKA; this comes from the coding sequence ATGACACTTTATCTTTGGTTTGTTTTTTTCTTAGCAGTACAAATAATCCATTTTCTGGGTACCTGGAAATTATATCAGGCTGCGGGCCGTAAGTCATGGGAAGCAGCAATTCCCGTTTATAATTCAATCGTTTTAATGAAAATTATCGGGCGGCCAACCTGGTGGACAATCCTGCTTTTCATACCCATAATCAATCTTATTATGTTTCCTGTCGTTTGGGTGGAAACTTTGAGAACATTTGGAAAAAAATCAACATTAGATACCTTTTTAGGCATTTTCACTCTGGGGTTTTATATCTATTATGTCAATTATACCCAAAAATTAGAGTACAATGCAGAAAGAAAACTAACCCCTGAAAACAGAGCTGCCGACACGGTTAGCTCTCTGCTTTTCGCTATAATTGTAGCAACTTTGGTACACACTTATGTTGTACAGCCGTTTACAATCCCAACTTCTTCATTAGAGAAATCATTATTAATTGGTGATTTTTTATTTGTGAGCAAGGTAAACTACGGCCCTCGTGTTCCCATGACTACTGTAGCGTTACCAATGGTTCACGACTCTATTCCTTTAACAAAAAAGAAATCTTACTTAAGCTGGCCGCAATTACCTTATTTCAGGCTTCCGGCTTTAGAAAAAATAAAACGAAATGACATTGTCGTTTTTAACTGGCCGGTCGATACAGTACATTACTTCTTTGAGCCAAAAGGAAAACCGGGTGTTATAAAACCAATTGACAAGAAATCAAATTATGTAAAACGCTGCGTAGGTGTCCCAGGGGATAGTTTATCAATAAAGGATGGATTCGTTTATATTAATAATAAAAAACTAATCCTTCCTGAAAGGGCAAAACCACAATATTCGTATGCTGTAGCATTAGACGGAAAGACACCTATTGATTTTGAATCTCTTTTAAAAGAACTTAAGGTCAATCTTGTTGATGTTATGGGATTTAAGGATGAAGCAAAAAGAGATACCTTATATTTTGCAGCTTTAACAGAAGAAAGTGTTCAGCGATTAAAAAATACTCCCGGAATTACGAATGTAAAAAGACAAATTTCTAAAGGAAATGACAATTCCATTTTTCCTCATATCAACAAATGGAATCAGGATAATTTTGGTCCGATATATATTCCGGAAGCGGGAAAAACAGTTGCTTTAACAAATGAATCATTGCCATTTTACAAGGACATCATCACTACTTACGAAGGCAATACTTTAGAGTTGCAGGGTTCAAAATTTTTAATAAACGGCAAACCGGCAACCAAATACACTTTCAAACAAAACTATTACTGGATGATGGGTGACAACCGTCATAACTCTGAAGATAGTCGCTACTGGGGATATGTTCCTGAAAACCACATTGTAGGAAAACCGGTTTTCATCTGGATGAGCTGGGATACGAACGGAAAAGGCATCAATAAAGTACGTTGGGACAGGGTTTTCACAACAGTTGATGGCGAAGGTCAGCCACAATCCTATTTTAAATATTTCCTTGTAGCTTTAGCAGTATTTTTTATTGGAGAATATTTTTGGAAAAAAAGAAAAGAAAATAAAGCATAA
- the recF gene encoding DNA replication/repair protein RecF (All proteins in this family for which functions are known are DNA-binding proteins that assist the filamentation of RecA onto DNA for the initiation of recombination or recombinational repair.) codes for MHLNKISLFNYKNFSEISFDFDRKINCFVGKNGIGKTNVLDAIYHLAYGKSYFNPLAVQNIKHGEEFFVIDAELEKNDRTEQIVCSLKKGQKKVLKRNGKAYDKFSDHIGFIPLVIISPADRDLIVEGSETRRKFMDSVISQLDSTYLHQLIQYQKVIVQRNALLKYFALNHTFDNDTLSIYNEQLNEYGKSIFEKRKDFLEQFIPIFNVHHQAITGSEESVQLVYESHLSEKNLLTLLQENINKDRALHYTTVGIHKDDLSFEIDSHPIKKFGSQGQQKSFLIALKLAQFEFLKKQSGVKPILLFDDIFDKLDESRVSKIIEMVNSETFGQLFISDTHPERTEAIVKSTHQSYKIFNL; via the coding sequence ATGCATTTAAACAAGATTTCCTTATTCAATTATAAAAATTTCTCCGAAATCAGTTTCGATTTCGACCGTAAAATCAATTGTTTTGTCGGCAAAAATGGAATTGGCAAGACCAATGTGCTTGATGCGATTTATCATTTAGCATACGGAAAAAGCTATTTCAATCCACTTGCCGTTCAAAACATAAAACACGGAGAAGAGTTTTTTGTAATTGACGCCGAATTAGAAAAGAATGACAGAACGGAGCAAATTGTCTGCAGTTTAAAAAAAGGACAAAAAAAGGTTTTAAAAAGAAACGGAAAAGCTTATGATAAATTTTCAGATCATATTGGATTTATTCCGTTAGTCATTATTTCGCCAGCAGACCGTGATTTAATTGTGGAAGGAAGCGAAACACGCCGTAAATTTATGGATAGCGTGATTTCACAATTAGACTCCACGTATCTGCATCAGCTTATTCAGTATCAGAAAGTAATTGTACAGCGAAATGCACTTTTAAAATATTTTGCACTCAATCATACTTTTGACAATGATACCTTATCTATATATAATGAGCAATTAAATGAATACGGAAAATCGATTTTTGAAAAACGAAAAGATTTTCTGGAACAATTTATACCTATATTTAATGTACACCATCAAGCCATTACAGGTTCTGAAGAATCAGTACAATTAGTGTATGAAAGTCATTTATCCGAAAAAAACTTATTGACGCTTTTACAAGAAAACATCAATAAAGATCGTGCCTTACATTATACAACTGTCGGAATTCATAAAGATGATTTGTCGTTTGAAATTGATTCGCATCCCATAAAAAAATTCGGTTCGCAAGGTCAGCAAAAATCATTTTTGATTGCTTTAAAACTGGCTCAATTTGAATTTTTGAAAAAACAAAGCGGTGTAAAACCTATTTTACTTTTTGACGATATTTTTGACAAACTCGATGAATCCCGCGTTTCTAAAATTATCGAAATGGTAAACAGCGAGACTTTTGGGCAGCTTTTTATTTCTGACACACATCCGGAACGTACCGAAGCGATTGTGAAATCGACACATCAGAGTTATAAGATA
- a CDS encoding WbqC family protein gives MNSLLLPTYFPSISHFAVMVQSENIIFEMEDNFQKQTNRNRTYIYSPNGIQLLNIPIKHSKSAHQKTKDVLIENEFDWQKQHFKSLEAAYRSSPFFEFFEDDILPVFEKKHTFLMDLNMEVLETVTKCLRMKLEFGKTTEYFHEAENVADFRYLANGKKDQNSFEKYPQVFDDKHGFINNLSVLDLLFNEGKFAMDYLKTQKII, from the coding sequence ATGAACTCTTTATTACTTCCTACCTATTTTCCGTCAATTAGCCATTTCGCAGTTATGGTTCAATCTGAAAATATCATTTTTGAGATGGAAGATAATTTTCAGAAACAGACTAACAGAAACCGTACCTATATCTATAGTCCAAACGGGATTCAGTTGTTAAACATCCCTATTAAGCACTCTAAATCAGCACATCAAAAAACAAAAGATGTTTTGATTGAAAATGAATTCGACTGGCAAAAACAGCATTTTAAATCTTTGGAAGCAGCTTACAGAAGCTCTCCTTTTTTTGAATTTTTCGAGGACGACATTCTTCCTGTATTCGAAAAAAAACATACTTTTTTAATGGATTTAAACATGGAAGTCCTGGAAACAGTTACCAAATGCTTACGAATGAAATTAGAATTTGGAAAAACAACTGAATATTTTCATGAGGCAGAAAATGTTGCTGATTTCAGATATCTGGCTAATGGAAAAAAAGATCAGAATTCATTTGAAAAATATCCTCAGGTTTTCGATGACAAGCATGGTTTTATAAACAATTTAAGCGTTTTAGATTTACTTTTCAATGAAGGGAAATTTGCAATGGATTATTTAAAAACACAGAAAATTATATAA
- a CDS encoding rhomboid family intramembrane serine protease: protein MNILDDLKLQYRLGGIAMRLIYWNVACFIISLVFFWPNFTGAFAYPNWLALSSDSQVFLFKPWTFLTYAFFHSSFLHLLFNMMVLNFASQLFLTFFTQKQYLGLYILSAVFAGIIFALSYYFLNISAPIVGASAAIMAILVAATTYQPLMDVRLLLIGNVKLWHITGVILILDLMQLRLDNTGGHISHLAGAFFGFMYVKLIQSGTDLSIIITKIVDFFTNLFKKSPKTPFKKVHKNYQKPTEKATSRIVTKDKTQQQIDEILDKISQSGYDCLTKEEKEFLFKAGK, encoded by the coding sequence ATGAATATTCTGGATGATTTAAAATTACAATATAGATTAGGCGGTATAGCAATGCGGCTAATTTATTGGAATGTTGCTTGCTTTATTATTTCATTAGTTTTTTTCTGGCCGAATTTTACAGGGGCATTTGCTTATCCGAATTGGCTTGCGCTGTCTTCAGATTCTCAGGTTTTTTTATTCAAGCCCTGGACGTTTTTAACGTATGCTTTTTTTCATTCTTCATTTTTGCATTTATTGTTTAATATGATGGTTTTGAATTTTGCAAGCCAGTTGTTTTTGACCTTTTTTACTCAAAAACAATATCTGGGATTGTATATTTTAAGTGCTGTTTTTGCCGGAATTATATTTGCATTAAGTTATTATTTTTTAAATATTTCGGCACCTATAGTCGGAGCTTCTGCTGCAATTATGGCAATTTTGGTTGCGGCAACAACATATCAGCCATTGATGGATGTTCGTTTACTGTTGATTGGAAATGTAAAATTATGGCACATAACAGGCGTAATCCTGATTTTAGACCTGATGCAGTTGCGTTTAGACAATACCGGAGGGCATATATCGCATTTAGCCGGTGCCTTTTTTGGGTTTATGTATGTAAAGCTCATCCAAAGCGGAACAGATTTAAGTATTATTATTACCAAAATAGTAGACTTTTTTACCAATCTATTTAAAAAATCCCCTAAGACCCCGTTTAAAAAAGTGCATAAAAATTATCAAAAACCTACAGAAAAAGCGACATCAAGGATTGTTACCAAAGACAAAACGCAACAGCAAATTGATGAAATTTTAGACAAAATCAGCCAATCTGGTTATGATTGTCTTACTAAAGAAGAAAAAGAGTTTCTATTTAAAGCTGGAAAATAA
- the ribH gene encoding 6,7-dimethyl-8-ribityllumazine synthase produces the protein MATENKNLSEYDKNTIPNAKDFRFGIVVSEWNDTITEGLYNGAFEALIDCDVPAQQIIRWNVPGSFELIYGAKKMLQTQNVDAVIVIGCVIQGQTKHFDFVCEGVTQGIKDLNVQTDIPVIFCVLTDNTMQQSIDRSGGIHGNKGTEAAIAAIKMAYIRQQASISHPFSQPLLSSGAIQIEDTPRKIENE, from the coding sequence ATGGCTACCGAAAATAAAAATTTATCAGAATACGATAAAAACACGATCCCAAATGCGAAAGACTTTCGATTTGGGATTGTTGTTTCTGAGTGGAATGACACTATAACCGAAGGACTTTATAATGGTGCTTTTGAAGCACTAATTGACTGCGATGTTCCTGCACAGCAAATTATCCGCTGGAATGTTCCGGGAAGTTTTGAATTGATTTATGGTGCAAAAAAAATGCTGCAGACACAAAATGTAGATGCAGTTATTGTAATTGGTTGTGTAATCCAGGGACAGACAAAACATTTTGATTTTGTTTGCGAAGGTGTAACTCAAGGAATTAAAGATCTGAATGTTCAGACGGATATTCCTGTAATATTTTGCGTCCTGACAGATAATACAATGCAACAGTCAATTGACAGAAGCGGAGGGATTCACGGGAACAAGGGGACAGAAGCTGCTATTGCTGCCATAAAAATGGCTTACATCCGTCAGCAGGCTTCTATCTCGCATCCTTTTAGTCAGCCATTGCTGTCTTCAGGGGCGATTCAGATTGAAGATACTCCCAGAAAAATTGAGAACGAATAA